TATTGATCCTTTAAGCGAGTTGCGCTTGGAAGTGCATAAAATAACGGGAAGTGCAGGGACTTACGGCTATTTGGAAACGAGTCGAATTTGCAGGAAATGCGAAGAACGTGTTCAAGCCTTTCTGGCGCAAGAAAAAAAGGATAAAATACCGGAGGATTTAATTTGCTACCTTCAGCAGTTCCTCATTGATTTAAGGCTTTATTTTCAGCATGTGATTCCAAAAGAAGACAAGGACGCAAAGCCTGCCTTAACAAGCGAAACATTAGACGCGGATAGCAGTCCCTCTTCGGTTAAGCCTCCCCTTTTATCTTCAGCAAAGAGCGCTGAAGCAAGCCAAGCCGTGATTCTTGCTATTCAAGGATCCGCCATCCTTTATCTTTTTAAGAAAAAATGCATGGAAATGTTTATTAAAACGGAAGTGGAACCTAATCCAGATAAGGTTTTGGAACGGCTAAAAACGGAAGATATTCACTATTTCTGCTTAATTGCCGAGGAAAGCTATGCTAAAGGAAAAATAAATGGTTATCAACTCATTGAGCAGGTCAGAAAAGAAGCGAAATATCCTCCAAGACAATTTGGGATTATTCTCAAACAAAATACGATTGACAATTGGATGAAAGCAATCGGAGCTGAAATTGATTATATTTTTAAGCCTAACTTGACGGAAGAAAATATAAGGGATGTTTTAGAAGCCATTAATGCAGCAATAAAAAAGGCCTGATGATCCATTCATTTGTCATCAGGCCTTGCTAGAATAAACTTAATTATAAACTTTTGGCAAGCTCTTCCAGATATTCAACAAGGACAGCGGTCTCTTTAGGATTCAAGCCCGGATTAATGCGGAGGCTTGTGACATCGGACTCGGTATCCAGCAAGGTGATATTGGGATGATAAAATCCAAAGCTTGGCCTTCTAAAGGCTTTAACGTCATGTTCATCGCATTTTTGGTAAAACTTCTTGATCATGTCTTTTGCTTTTGCGCGGTGCCCCTTACCTACAAACTTGATGTCGATAAAGCTAGGTTCAATTTTATCATCAAACGTGCTTACCCAAACCTTTTGAGTGCCTGGTTGAGTAGGCTGTAAACGCTGAGGGATTTTTTTGATCAGATCTTTTGTGTTGTCAAAAATTTGTTTGCGGTACTGGTCTATTGTATCGGCTGCATATTGATTTGATAGGCAAAACCACTGCTGGCTGAGAGGATCCGTCTTATGGACCGGATTTCTTAATAAACCATTAAATGGCGTCCACTGAGAGGAGCCGTTATTGACCATGAAAAAGGGCGAGCCGTAGTAATTGTCCATCCCTAGCATATCAAATTTTTGCCCGCTATGGAAGAATACAAGGTTTAATTCCCCAGCTTTGATCTCTTCTTGAAATTTCGCTAGCAAGGCTTTGACTTCTTCCGATTTGAGGTATTCGATTGTGCAATCAACCGCAACGGTCAAAGGCACTTTTGCCGCCGATTTTCTGTTTTTTTCTAGAAT
Above is a window of Candidatus Protochlamydia phocaeensis DNA encoding:
- a CDS encoding Hpt domain-containing protein, with the translated sequence MTHLLLLDNSTNLINSLDKICQSAHILLDKVNQEEEAKRKIEQEDYQGIIIRETYAKEYLAFIQWIRAESKKNLFIALLSPVFDQLEDYQALKQNDKIEYILPPFPSYSYLVGLISNFDMDHSAGKNEDIRKTLPPALQNKYRASLYPKFQSLEALFKTIRNDPSHIDPLSELRLEVHKITGSAGTYGYLETSRICRKCEERVQAFLAQEKKDKIPEDLICYLQQFLIDLRLYFQHVIPKEDKDAKPALTSETLDADSSPSSVKPPLLSSAKSAEASQAVILAIQGSAILYLFKKKCMEMFIKTEVEPNPDKVLERLKTEDIHYFCLIAEESYAKGKINGYQLIEQVRKEAKYPPRQFGIILKQNTIDNWMKAIGAEIDYIFKPNLTEENIRDVLEAINAAIKKA